In a single window of the Orbaceae bacterium lpD04 genome:
- a CDS encoding CPCC family cysteine-rich protein, with protein MKFYLLLFFRLTFLGIIIFPVAYLGAFILLELISYAHFDWQKIITQFPIKKMIVCGGIVVVANWVNFILKYRRSVIRGIKSIEVLVLFGYKAQVNSISPNIKIPFYKINNDFFYNYSPTINKINIILKEIKKIIKNAEHKNIVINLIDSPVTFKDLRKKIFTNFNNEFNKIIIIDKTMNVIKIKDGDWLNINSLNLLYQCPCCGNHTLNQQGKEEVCSICSWIDDPLQTLDPDYKNGDNKISLNQARLKCRKSSC; from the coding sequence ATGAAATTTTATTTATTGCTTTTTTTTCGTTTAACTTTTTTAGGTATAATTATTTTTCCTGTAGCCTATTTAGGGGCATTTATATTATTAGAATTAATAAGCTATGCTCATTTTGATTGGCAAAAAATTATCACTCAATTTCCGATTAAAAAGATGATTGTCTGTGGAGGAATTGTTGTTGTAGCTAATTGGGTTAATTTTATTCTTAAATATAGAAGATCAGTTATAAGAGGTATTAAAAGTATAGAAGTACTAGTTTTATTTGGATATAAGGCACAAGTTAATAGTATATCGCCAAATATAAAAATTCCATTTTACAAAATTAATAATGATTTTTTTTACAATTATTCCCCAACGATTAATAAAATAAACATTATTTTAAAAGAAATAAAAAAGATAATTAAAAATGCTGAGCATAAAAATATCGTAATTAATTTAATTGATTCACCTGTTACATTTAAAGATCTAAGAAAAAAAATATTTACTAATTTTAACAATGAATTCAATAAAATAATTATTATTGATAAAACAATGAATGTAATAAAGATTAAAGATGGTGATTGGTTAAATATTAACTCCCTTAACTTATTATACCAATGTCCTTGCTGTGGTAATCATACATTAAATCAGCAAGGAAAAGAGGAAGTTTGTTCTATTTGTAGCTGGATTGATGATCCTTTACAAACATTAGATCCTGATTATAAAAATGGCGATAATAAGATTAGTTTGAATCAAGCTAGATTAAAATGTAGAAAAAGCAGTTGTTGA
- a CDS encoding VENN motif pre-toxin domain-containing protein — protein MQKNGIGSMGDGFSKGLDAASAIVIGIISGDITGGLAGASAPYLAEQIKKQTGHYDEAAKDWKTEDKAANLIAHALLGAGVAAAQGNSALAGGIGAVSGEAAADYIRKTLYNDRDPSNLTQAEKENISALAQLASGLAVAAGSGGNIGDVGTAVAGSKNAVENNRLATVEEQKPIDGLAKDNEQEKLLYQAAACTLINCSAELADDDPMKKLYQTLEELGSTDELKSYREALALQEYIKTNFVPDVTGFYPITYETVEKLFEYTSVDKFVDSAAYINNEYSVTTRVGGALQVGFAAGEGALAMTLSPACTSVVGCAPSALLTWSAIDNATTGVTVIIDGKSYATQTGKGLAKLLNISESNGDLLFNAATGLASAKGLANLASSSLSSGNKLTTKESETIKSEVDRVGKLTVDPHAGKVKLAEGSAATDLEKLLGGKVERIKDKDNLADFVFTSGPNKGKTVDFMFTTANGTEKEINAMNQFFNNNWDNNIEVLHTHLDKADIVPLDFRKLTLENQQRLESYINTLSKSQ, from the coding sequence GTGCAGAAAAATGGCATTGGTAGTATGGGCGATGGCTTTAGCAAAGGGCTTGATGCGGCCAGTGCCATTGTTATCGGCATTATTAGTGGCGATATTACCGGTGGGCTAGCTGGCGCCAGTGCACCTTATTTGGCTGAGCAAATTAAAAAGCAAACCGGTCATTATGATGAGGCGGCCAAAGATTGGAAGACCGAGGATAAAGCAGCCAATTTAATCGCTCATGCGCTCCTCGGTGCCGGAGTTGCAGCCGCACAAGGTAACTCGGCATTAGCGGGCGGTATTGGTGCGGTTTCGGGTGAAGCGGCAGCTGATTATATTCGTAAAACCCTGTATAATGATCGAGACCCAAGCAACTTAACCCAAGCTGAAAAAGAAAACATCAGCGCCTTAGCGCAATTAGCCAGTGGCCTTGCTGTTGCAGCAGGAAGTGGCGGTAATATTGGTGATGTTGGTACCGCGGTTGCTGGTAGTAAGAATGCAGTTGAGAATAACCGTTTGGCTACGGTTGAAGAGCAAAAGCCAATCGATGGACTAGCTAAAGATAATGAACAAGAAAAGCTACTTTATCAGGCAGCAGCTTGTACATTAATAAATTGTTCAGCGGAACTCGCTGACGATGATCCAATGAAAAAGCTATATCAAACATTGGAAGAGCTAGGTAGTACTGATGAGCTAAAATCTTACCGTGAAGCGTTAGCGTTGCAAGAGTATATAAAAACGAATTTTGTACCAGATGTAACTGGTTTTTATCCAATTACTTATGAAACCGTTGAAAAGCTGTTTGAGTATACAAGTGTTGATAAGTTTGTAGATTCAGCTGCTTATATTAATAATGAATACAGTGTGACAACCCGTGTAGGTGGGGCACTCCAAGTTGGATTTGCAGCAGGAGAAGGGGCTTTAGCAATGACGCTTTCTCCTGCTTGTACAAGCGTAGTTGGGTGTGCTCCAAGTGCATTATTAACTTGGTCTGCCATTGATAATGCGACAACTGGAGTGACAGTGATTATTGATGGTAAGAGTTATGCAACACAAACAGGAAAAGGACTGGCGAAATTACTAAATATTTCTGAATCTAATGGGGATTTGTTGTTTAATGCCGCAACAGGTTTAGCTTCAGCAAAAGGGTTGGCTAATTTAGCCTCTTCAAGTCTATCTTCTGGTAATAAATTAACTACAAAAGAGTCAGAAACAATAAAGAGTGAAGTTGATCGTGTTGGCAAATTAACAGTAGATCCACATGCAGGAAAAGTAAAGTTAGCAGAAGGTTCAGCTGCGACTGATTTAGAAAAATTGTTAGGTGGAAAAGTTGAACGTATTAAAGATAAGGATAATTTAGCTGATTTTGTTTTTACAAGCGGCCCAAATAAAGGGAAAACAGTTGATTTTATGTTCACCACTGCTAATGGTACAGAAAAAGAAATCAATGCCATGAATCAATTTTTTAACAATAATTGGGATAACAATATTGAAGTTCTTCATACTCATTTAGATAAAGCTGATATTGTTCCTTTGGATTTTAGAAAGTTGACACTTGAAAATCAACAACGACTTGAAAGCTATATCAATACTTTATCAAAATCACAGTAA